In Paenibacillus sp. J23TS9, a single genomic region encodes these proteins:
- a CDS encoding ABC transporter permease: MKRYIGIRIIYLLITLFIISTVTFFLMKALPGTPFDEEKLAQLPQEQKQMILTSYGLDKPVFTQYVNYIKNVAQGDLGTSFFYTGQKVTDIISGRLFPSALIGLQAVLLGLAIGMILGIVAAYRHNTGWDYATMIIAVLGVSIPNFVLAALLQYYVGLKWGLLPVAFWESYPSSILPSIALCVGVIALIARFVRTEMLEVLDQDYVMTAKAKGLGTIRIMFQHVIRNSLISVITILGPIVVNLLTGSLVIENIFGIPGIGSLFVDSIKMNDYSTIMGITLFYSAFYVLVMLIVDLLYGLVDPRIRLASGKG; this comes from the coding sequence TTGAAACGTTATATCGGCATCCGAATTATTTATTTGCTCATAACCCTGTTTATTATCTCGACCGTCACCTTCTTCCTGATGAAGGCACTGCCAGGTACACCATTTGACGAGGAGAAGCTGGCCCAGCTTCCGCAGGAACAGAAGCAGATGATTTTAACGAGCTACGGCCTCGATAAGCCGGTATTTACTCAGTATGTCAACTATATCAAAAACGTGGCGCAAGGTGATCTGGGAACCTCTTTCTTCTATACGGGGCAAAAGGTTACGGATATCATCTCCGGCAGACTTTTCCCATCGGCCCTTATCGGACTTCAGGCGGTGCTGCTTGGTCTTGCCATTGGCATGATACTTGGAATTGTAGCCGCTTACCGGCATAACACCGGCTGGGATTATGCCACCATGATCATTGCAGTACTCGGCGTCTCGATTCCGAACTTTGTGCTTGCTGCGCTGCTGCAGTATTATGTCGGCCTGAAATGGGGGCTTTTGCCTGTAGCATTTTGGGAAAGCTATCCGAGCTCGATTTTGCCGTCCATTGCCTTGTGTGTTGGCGTAATTGCTCTGATTGCGCGCTTCGTCCGGACAGAAATGCTGGAAGTGCTGGATCAGGATTATGTAATGACAGCCAAGGCTAAAGGTCTTGGAACGATAAGGATTATGTTTCAGCATGTCATTCGTAACTCACTTATTTCCGTGATCACGATTCTCGGACCGATCGTTGTCAATCTGCTGACAGGTTCGCTCGTTATTGAAAATATTTTCGGTATTCCCGGAATCGGCAGCCTTTTCGTAGATTCGATTAAAATGAATGATTATTCGACAATCATGGGCATTACGCTGTTTTACAGTGCCTTCTATGTACTGGTCATGCTCATTGTAGATTTGCTATACGGCCTTGTCGATCCGCGGATCCGTCTGGCTTCAGGAAAGGGGTAA
- a CDS encoding peptide ABC transporter substrate-binding protein — translation MKKKKVGLLASLLVVSAMFTGCSFSGSDSKTADSASGQTTSSAGSAKELKLYVENEIKDLDQWKASDDVSFTVLNNVNEGLYRLDLKNEPQPAMAEKADLSEDKLTYTFTLRDNAKWSDGTPVTAQDFKYAWLREMDPKTGTNGYSFIMTDYIVGAAEYAAGGSADQVGIEAKDDKTLVVKLTQPTPYFLRLTSLAPYFPMKEDFVKSKGEGYALGADSMLYNGPYTLSSVDAASGAVLVKNQGYWDAANVKVDKVDLKVIKEKSTALNAYKAGQLDRVLLASSDVNASKSDPGFGTGINFRTTYLQFNLKADGVSNINIRKALEFGFDSKLLADQVLNNGSKAATGLIPDVMSGIDGKSFRETQGDLVGVDAAKAKEYWDQGVKELGKAPKITMLVADTSEVKDVSTFMQSEYKKNLGIDVTIDTKTSKARGQLMDNSNYQMAITAWGADYDDAMTYLDLWANHTPYRGNYENADYDKLINGAKKETDEKKRLDMLLAAEKTLLNDDVVVVPIYFGGYSFLLNDRVQNLEYHPYGNPVDFKYSDVK, via the coding sequence ATGAAAAAGAAAAAGGTGGGCTTACTGGCATCGCTGCTTGTGGTATCCGCAATGTTTACGGGCTGCTCGTTTTCGGGCAGTGACAGCAAAACGGCGGACAGCGCGTCCGGTCAAACGACATCATCTGCAGGATCAGCCAAAGAATTAAAGCTGTATGTAGAGAACGAGATTAAGGATTTGGATCAGTGGAAGGCATCTGATGATGTGTCATTTACAGTCCTGAACAATGTCAATGAAGGTCTTTACCGTCTGGATCTGAAAAACGAACCACAGCCTGCCATGGCTGAAAAAGCGGACCTCTCCGAGGACAAGCTGACGTACACCTTTACGCTTCGCGACAATGCAAAATGGAGTGACGGAACGCCTGTAACAGCCCAAGATTTCAAATACGCATGGCTTCGTGAAATGGATCCGAAAACCGGAACCAACGGTTATTCCTTCATTATGACCGATTACATCGTGGGTGCTGCCGAGTATGCAGCCGGAGGTTCCGCAGATCAGGTTGGTATTGAAGCGAAGGATGACAAAACGCTAGTCGTCAAGCTGACTCAACCGACTCCTTACTTCCTGCGCCTGACTTCGCTTGCTCCATACTTCCCGATGAAAGAGGACTTCGTGAAGTCCAAAGGGGAAGGTTACGCACTTGGTGCTGACAGCATGCTGTATAACGGCCCTTATACCCTGTCTTCGGTTGATGCGGCCAGCGGCGCGGTTCTGGTAAAGAACCAGGGCTACTGGGATGCGGCTAATGTAAAGGTTGATAAAGTTGACCTTAAGGTCATTAAAGAGAAAAGCACTGCGCTTAACGCATACAAAGCAGGCCAGCTGGACCGTGTACTCTTGGCCTCCTCGGATGTGAATGCATCGAAATCGGATCCTGGATTTGGAACAGGAATCAATTTCAGAACGACTTATCTGCAGTTCAATCTGAAAGCAGATGGTGTGAGCAACATTAATATCCGTAAAGCGCTTGAATTTGGATTCGATTCCAAGCTGCTTGCAGATCAGGTCCTCAACAATGGTTCCAAAGCAGCTACAGGCCTGATTCCTGACGTGATGAGTGGGATCGACGGCAAGTCTTTCCGCGAAACACAAGGGGATCTGGTTGGCGTCGATGCGGCCAAAGCCAAGGAATATTGGGATCAAGGGGTTAAAGAGCTTGGTAAGGCTCCAAAAATCACGATGCTGGTAGCCGATACTTCGGAAGTTAAAGACGTTTCCACATTCATGCAAAGTGAATACAAGAAGAATCTCGGGATTGATGTTACCATTGATACCAAAACCAGCAAAGCACGCGGTCAATTGATGGACAACAGCAACTATCAGATGGCTATTACCGCTTGGGGCGCTGACTACGATGATGCTATGACATATCTCGATCTGTGGGCGAATCATACGCCTTACCGCGGTAACTATGAAAACGCCGATTACGATAAGCTGATCAACGGTGCGAAAAAAGAAACCGACGAGAAGAAACGCTTGGATATGCTTCTGGCTGCTGAAAAAACGCTCTTGAATGACGATGTTGTCGTTGTTCCGATCTACTTCGGCGGTTACTCCTTCCTGTTAAACGATAGAGTTCAAAACTTGGAATATCATCCGTATGGCAACCCTGTTGATTTCAAATATTCGGATGTAAAATAA
- a CDS encoding asparaginase, producing MYFKPLVEEFRAGVLENVHLGVLCGVNDKGELIHEVGSAEHVTFLRSAAKPFQAIPVMKQNIAGKYGLTDTEAAMFAASHRGETYHIEALESIMHKTGLTEDQLLCCPTYPLNDEPKFACMREGKPPRKIYHNCSGKHLGIIATAKEMGYDTETYWQLSHPIQQDILHTLADMADYPVDQIQIGVDGCGFPIFALPLQNIAKAYLKLACPDLIQDEETREAVKRMTAYMHAAPDSIASHNFICSELLRDDNIVAKGGAKGVYCFSLIRERVAFALKVIDGSEIPWPIIVASILEQIGYSNKETIDRLYSVVPKEIKNDNHIVVGERKAAFTF from the coding sequence ATGTATTTCAAACCATTAGTTGAAGAATTTCGTGCAGGTGTGCTCGAAAACGTTCATTTGGGCGTGTTGTGCGGTGTGAATGACAAGGGCGAGCTGATTCATGAGGTAGGCAGCGCGGAGCATGTGACTTTCCTGCGTTCCGCTGCGAAACCATTCCAAGCGATTCCTGTGATGAAACAGAATATTGCCGGGAAGTACGGTCTGACCGACACCGAAGCGGCGATGTTCGCAGCATCGCATCGCGGAGAGACCTATCATATTGAAGCGCTCGAATCTATTATGCACAAGACGGGCCTGACAGAGGATCAGCTGCTGTGCTGCCCTACATATCCGCTGAATGACGAACCGAAGTTCGCTTGTATGCGTGAAGGCAAACCACCGAGAAAGATCTATCATAACTGCTCAGGCAAGCATCTTGGCATTATCGCCACGGCCAAAGAGATGGGTTATGACACCGAGACATACTGGCAGCTGTCCCATCCGATTCAGCAGGACATCCTGCATACGCTGGCTGATATGGCAGACTATCCGGTGGATCAGATTCAAATCGGTGTAGATGGATGCGGTTTCCCGATCTTTGCACTTCCGCTTCAAAATATTGCAAAGGCTTATCTGAAGCTTGCTTGCCCGGATCTGATCCAGGATGAAGAAACCCGCGAAGCTGTCAAAAGAATGACTGCTTACATGCATGCCGCGCCAGACAGCATCGCAAGCCATAACTTTATTTGTTCCGAGCTGCTGCGTGACGACAACATCGTCGCAAAAGGCGGAGCCAAAGGCGTGTATTGTTTCTCTTTAATCCGGGAACGCGTTGCCTTTGCGCTTAAGGTGATCGACGGTTCGGAAATTCCATGGCCGATTATTGTCGCTTCGATACTGGAGCAGATCGGCTACAGTAACAAGGAAACGATCGACAGACTTTACTCCGTTGTGCCGAAGGAAATCAAAAATGACAATCACATCGTTGTCGGCGAGCGGAAAGCTGCTTTTACTTTTTAA
- a CDS encoding ROK family transcriptional regulator — MQKHDQDFIKRKNRSTVFEMIKNNSPLSRADIARLTGMSPTTVSRIVSELYNLDFMHEIEQETTSVGRKAVFLQVNPQSVLSVGVEIDKANIRIGVIDLDGRVIGSRMIERQKSEASEITLEHIAGGINELIEEESFDRRRIVGIGVGLPGIIDHASGTAVLSAQLGWKQTDIAGVLKKHTGLEVAVDNELKVKSLAEHMYGSAKGSNRSVLIGFGSGVGSSLIIDGEIYRGESNSAGEIGHTVIDPNGVLCECGKVGCLQTYIAEASLIEQSNKIKPITSLDELFQAKHDGEFWASSILDRAMTFVAVTISNIACMYNPDTVILTGKLVERFPEVRAFIAEKCMEQFVWEPLRGTFQIVYSAFENDGVVIGSGLLAQSRFLDIGSQMEQVEQV, encoded by the coding sequence ATGCAAAAGCACGATCAGGATTTTATTAAAAGAAAAAATAGATCGACTGTTTTTGAGATGATCAAAAACAACTCACCCCTGTCACGTGCAGACATTGCCAGATTGACTGGTATGAGCCCTACCACGGTAAGCCGAATTGTTTCCGAGCTGTATAATCTAGATTTTATGCATGAGATTGAGCAGGAGACGACAAGTGTAGGACGTAAGGCGGTTTTTCTTCAGGTGAACCCGCAATCCGTTCTGTCTGTCGGAGTGGAAATTGATAAAGCCAACATCCGGATCGGCGTCATAGATTTGGATGGTAGGGTGATTGGCAGCAGGATGATAGAAAGACAGAAGAGCGAAGCGTCAGAAATTACGCTGGAGCATATTGCTGGCGGAATTAATGAGTTAATAGAAGAAGAAAGTTTTGACCGTCGCCGAATTGTGGGGATCGGTGTAGGACTTCCGGGCATTATCGATCACGCCAGCGGTACTGCTGTTTTATCAGCACAGCTGGGCTGGAAGCAAACCGATATCGCCGGAGTGCTGAAGAAACATACCGGACTTGAGGTTGCCGTGGACAATGAACTGAAGGTGAAGTCACTAGCAGAGCATATGTATGGATCAGCCAAGGGATCGAACCGCTCGGTTCTAATTGGCTTCGGCAGCGGAGTCGGATCTTCCCTCATTATTGATGGTGAGATTTACCGGGGCGAATCCAACAGTGCGGGGGAGATTGGTCATACGGTCATTGATCCTAACGGGGTTTTATGCGAATGCGGTAAAGTGGGCTGCTTGCAGACCTATATCGCTGAAGCTTCATTGATTGAACAATCCAATAAAATCAAACCGATCACGAGTCTGGATGAACTATTTCAGGCCAAGCATGATGGAGAGTTTTGGGCTTCGAGCATACTCGACCGGGCGATGACCTTTGTTGCGGTTACGATCAGCAATATTGCCTGCATGTATAATCCGGATACCGTGATTTTAACCGGTAAGCTCGTAGAGAGATTCCCGGAGGTCAGAGCGTTTATTGCGGAGAAATGTATGGAGCAATTCGTATGGGAACCGCTGCGCGGCACCTTCCAAATCGTATATTCGGCTTTTGAGAACGATGGTGTCGTGATCGGTTCAGGCCTGCTGGCGCAAAGCCGGTTCCTGGATATCGGCAGCCAAATGGAGCAAGTGGAACAAGTTTAA
- a CDS encoding MFS transporter has product MNQSQTLNGKARTKDPFPVSILSLTVGAFAIGMTEFVIMGILPNVAEDLHVSISTAGQLITSYALGVAIGAPILTVLTHRLPQKLLLCLLMVLFILGNGIAVIAPNYAILMGARLITALCHGTFFGVGAVIASNLVKPNKRAGAVSIMMAGLTIANIIGVPIGTFVGQQFGWRASFAAIVLMGIIALIGIMIFIPRIRQDQSASLTKQFKALVQPKLLLILLACAIGNSSLFAVFTYIASLLEQVTGFHEQSVTWILVLFGIGVTLGNIAGGKLADWKLMPSVLGIFASLSVLLTIFTFTVKSPVLAVITIFLWGAASFAVMPGIQVKIMNMAQDAPALASTSNHSAGNLGNAFGAFCGGWVIDNMGLTSLPWVGAVLVGLAFLIGLAIYLQERRQQIPLQLHASGKQL; this is encoded by the coding sequence ATGAATCAATCACAAACCCTCAACGGAAAGGCCCGGACCAAGGATCCCTTCCCGGTTTCCATTCTCTCGCTGACGGTAGGCGCTTTCGCCATTGGCATGACAGAATTTGTCATCATGGGCATTCTGCCTAATGTCGCTGAAGACCTTCATGTCAGCATCTCCACCGCCGGACAGCTCATCACCAGCTATGCTCTGGGCGTTGCCATCGGTGCTCCTATTCTCACGGTCCTCACCCACCGGCTCCCCCAAAAGCTGCTGCTCTGCCTGCTCATGGTTCTGTTCATTCTCGGAAACGGCATTGCCGTGATCGCTCCGAATTATGCCATTCTCATGGGAGCACGCTTGATTACCGCCCTATGTCATGGCACCTTTTTCGGGGTCGGTGCCGTCATCGCCTCCAATCTCGTCAAGCCGAATAAGAGGGCGGGAGCGGTCTCCATCATGATGGCGGGACTCACCATCGCTAATATTATCGGCGTCCCGATCGGAACCTTCGTTGGACAGCAATTTGGCTGGAGAGCTTCATTCGCCGCTATTGTGCTGATGGGGATTATTGCTCTAATAGGTATTATGATCTTCATTCCCCGGATCCGGCAGGACCAATCTGCCAGTCTCACAAAGCAGTTTAAAGCTCTCGTTCAACCTAAGCTGCTGCTGATTCTGCTGGCCTGCGCTATCGGCAACTCCAGTCTGTTCGCGGTATTTACGTATATTGCATCTCTGCTGGAGCAGGTTACAGGGTTCCACGAGCAAAGCGTAACCTGGATTCTTGTATTGTTCGGCATCGGCGTCACCCTCGGCAATATAGCCGGAGGTAAGCTGGCAGACTGGAAGCTCATGCCTTCGGTTTTGGGTATCTTTGCCTCCTTAAGCGTACTGCTTACCATATTTACATTTACCGTAAAAAGCCCCGTGCTTGCTGTCATTACCATCTTCCTGTGGGGGGCTGCTTCCTTCGCGGTTATGCCGGGCATTCAAGTGAAAATAATGAATATGGCGCAGGATGCGCCGGCTCTGGCTTCCACGTCCAATCATTCTGCCGGTAATTTAGGCAATGCATTTGGTGCTTTCTGTGGCGGGTGGGTCATCGACAATATGGGGCTGACCTCCTTGCCTTGGGTCGGCGCTGTGCTGGTCGGTCTTGCATTTCTGATCGGGCTGGCCATTTATCTACAAGAGCGCAGGCAGCAAATCCCGCTGCAATTGCATGCTTCAGGCAAACAGCTTTAA
- a CDS encoding endo-1,4-beta-xylanase yields MNTRTETALKSIFSDDFKIGAAVNPLTIRTQEELLAYHFNSITAENEMKFASVHPEEEVYSFDDADRLAAFARKHGLAMRGHTLVWHNQTTDWLFQDHQGQPVSKKVLLERLHSHIHTVVGRYRDDIYAWDVVNEVIADEGAELLRPSKWLDIAGPDFISKAFEYAHEAAPSAQLFYNDYNESHPEKCDKIYTLVKSLIKQDVPIHGIGLQAHWNLFDPSLDDIRTAIEKYASLGMQLQLTELDMSLFRFEDKRSDLKEPTNGMLEQQAERYEAVFRLLKEYRDVISSVTFWGAADDYTWLDNFPVQGRKNWPFLFDEQHLPKPAFYRIADLHVK; encoded by the coding sequence ATGAATACGCGCACAGAGACTGCATTAAAAAGCATTTTCTCGGATGATTTCAAGATTGGAGCCGCTGTAAATCCGTTAACGATCCGGACGCAGGAGGAGCTGCTTGCCTATCATTTCAACAGTATCACAGCGGAGAATGAAATGAAGTTCGCCAGTGTACATCCGGAGGAAGAAGTCTATTCCTTTGATGATGCCGACCGGCTGGCTGCCTTTGCCCGCAAACATGGGTTGGCCATGCGCGGCCATACATTGGTCTGGCATAATCAGACAACGGATTGGCTGTTTCAGGATCATCAGGGTCAGCCGGTCAGCAAAAAGGTATTGCTGGAACGACTTCATTCTCATATCCATACGGTGGTTGGCCGCTATAGAGATGACATTTACGCATGGGATGTCGTGAATGAAGTCATTGCAGATGAAGGAGCAGAGCTGCTCAGACCGTCGAAGTGGCTGGATATTGCCGGGCCTGATTTTATCTCCAAAGCCTTTGAATATGCTCATGAAGCGGCCCCGAGCGCCCAGTTGTTCTACAATGATTATAATGAGTCCCATCCGGAGAAATGCGATAAGATTTATACTTTGGTTAAGTCACTGATCAAGCAGGACGTGCCGATCCATGGCATTGGTTTACAGGCACACTGGAATCTGTTCGATCCTTCACTGGATGATATCCGAACAGCAATTGAGAAATATGCTTCCTTAGGTATGCAGCTTCAGCTCACAGAGCTGGATATGTCTTTGTTCCGCTTTGAGGACAAACGATCTGACCTCAAAGAGCCGACAAATGGCATGCTGGAGCAGCAGGCAGAGCGCTATGAAGCCGTGTTTCGGCTGCTGAAGGAATACCGTGACGTGATCAGCTCCGTAACGTTCTGGGGAGCGGCGGACGATTATACCTGGCTGGATAACTTCCCCGTGCAAGGTCGTAAAAATTGGCCATTCCTATTTGATGAGCAGCATTTACCGAAGCCTGCCTTCTACCGGATCGCCGATTTGCATGTAAAATAA
- a CDS encoding carbohydrate ABC transporter permease — protein MIVLVIVTLYPFLNTIVVSLNAGNDTIRGGIYLWPRQWTIQNYKAVFASGTIYNAFWISVARTVLSTLLNIFLTTMLSYTLSRREYVFRKPITIIFVLTMYFSAGLIPGYFLIKDLHLLNSFWVYIFPSMISAFNMIVIRTYIGTIPESLVESSKIDGAGDFKIFMRIIFPLCTPVLATIALFVAVGAWNSWFDSFLYTSSKQELSTLQYELMKLLSSSMNSNNNPNVAAGVGMTQDSAISLVTPLSIRAAVTVVASVPILLVYPFMQKYFVVGLNVGSVKE, from the coding sequence ATGATTGTTCTGGTTATTGTGACGCTATATCCTTTTCTGAATACAATCGTCGTTTCATTAAATGCGGGAAATGATACGATCCGCGGCGGAATTTACTTATGGCCACGGCAGTGGACCATACAGAATTACAAGGCGGTATTTGCCTCGGGAACGATCTATAACGCTTTCTGGATCTCGGTTGCCCGGACGGTTCTTTCCACGCTGCTTAACATATTTCTGACAACGATGCTATCGTACACGCTAAGCCGCCGTGAGTATGTTTTCCGCAAACCGATCACGATCATTTTTGTCCTGACGATGTACTTCAGCGCCGGCCTGATTCCGGGGTATTTCCTTATTAAGGATTTGCATTTGCTGAACAGCTTCTGGGTATACATCTTCCCGTCCATGATTAGCGCATTCAACATGATCGTCATCCGGACTTATATTGGAACAATTCCGGAAAGCCTTGTTGAATCGTCCAAAATCGATGGCGCCGGAGACTTTAAAATTTTTATGCGGATCATCTTTCCGCTATGTACCCCGGTGCTGGCAACGATTGCCCTTTTTGTGGCCGTAGGGGCATGGAATTCCTGGTTTGACTCATTTCTCTACACATCTTCAAAGCAGGAACTCAGCACACTGCAATATGAGCTGATGAAGCTGCTTTCTTCCAGTATGAACTCTAATAACAATCCGAATGTAGCCGCAGGCGTAGGAATGACTCAGGACAGCGCAATATCGCTTGTGACTCCGCTTTCGATCCGTGCAGCCGTGACGGTCGTAGCATCTGTGCCGATCCTCCTGGTGTATCCGTTCATGCAGAAGTACTTTGTTGTCGGATTGAATGTAGGGAGCGTGAAGGAATAG
- a CDS encoding sugar ABC transporter permease, protein MEETLGKKRAVRNPKKQKKHPMTWSLIKNQKQLIWMSVPLTLYIILFAYVPIWGWTMAFQNYKPARSFGEQTWVGFKHFKFLFTDDNFLRVLRNTLGMSLINLVLGFVTAIILALLLNEIKKVFLKRTVQTISYLPHFLSWVIVTGIVATSLASDGIINDLLLKLHIIKEPILWLSEGKYFWGVVGASHVWKEVGWNTIIYLAAMASIDPALYEAAEMDGASRYKKMLYVTIPGIKSTIVILLIMSIGHILDAGFEVQYLLGNGLVVDWAETVDIFVLKYGIAQGNYSLATAGGIFKTVVSVTMLLLANWTAKRLGEERLL, encoded by the coding sequence ATGGAGGAGACTTTAGGGAAAAAAAGAGCTGTCCGTAATCCAAAAAAACAAAAAAAACATCCGATGACCTGGTCCCTTATTAAAAATCAGAAGCAGCTAATCTGGATGTCGGTTCCTTTGACGCTATATATTATTCTTTTTGCTTATGTTCCTATCTGGGGATGGACGATGGCTTTTCAAAATTATAAGCCTGCGCGCAGCTTTGGTGAACAAACATGGGTTGGTTTTAAGCATTTCAAATTCCTGTTTACGGACGACAATTTTCTAAGAGTACTGCGAAATACCCTTGGAATGAGTTTGATCAATCTCGTATTGGGATTTGTCACAGCGATCATTTTGGCCTTGCTGCTTAACGAAATCAAGAAAGTCTTTTTGAAAAGAACCGTGCAGACGATTTCCTACTTGCCGCATTTTCTGTCCTGGGTCATTGTAACCGGGATTGTCGCGACCTCTCTCGCTTCAGATGGAATCATCAATGATTTGCTGTTGAAGCTGCATATCATTAAAGAGCCGATCCTCTGGCTCAGTGAAGGAAAGTACTTCTGGGGCGTAGTCGGAGCCTCGCATGTATGGAAGGAAGTCGGCTGGAACACGATTATTTATTTGGCAGCCATGGCATCCATTGATCCCGCGCTTTATGAAGCAGCTGAAATGGACGGCGCGAGTCGGTACAAGAAAATGCTTTATGTAACGATACCTGGCATTAAATCCACCATCGTCATTTTGCTCATCATGTCCATCGGTCATATTTTGGACGCCGGGTTTGAGGTGCAGTATTTGCTTGGCAACGGACTTGTTGTGGACTGGGCGGAGACGGTTGATATCTTTGTTTTGAAATACGGGATCGCTCAAGGAAATTATTCACTTGCTACTGCCGGAGGCATTTTTAAAACGGTCGTCAGTGTGACCATGCTGCTGCTTGCAAATTGGACTGCGAAACGACTAGGGGAAGAGAGGCTGTTATAA
- a CDS encoding extracellular solute-binding protein: protein MGGKSKTMFRLGLMLLLTFSVVLSGCGGSKDTSSSSGSDSNKNTTEQAATGNNDDKVEPFNVSVFIGEAGQQPTPDNKIYKKIKDELGATFNFEFLAGDINQKLGVMIAGSDYPDLMTGNTKLTAAGAYIPLEDLIEKYAPNLKKHYADYWNMMKDPNDGHIYILPNYGVYNGKLNSTWYSGPAFWIQKDVLEDAGYPKVKTLDEYFDLIAKYKEKNPKIDGSPTIGFEILNYDWRNWGLFNAPQHLIGHPNDGGVVVKDGVAEIFADKDYAKQYYQKLNEVNDKGLIDKETFVQNYDQYLAKLSSGAVLGMFDQHWNFQNAENSLITQKKDNRTYVGLPLVYDVNTKDYYRDRAPLNLNNGFGISVNAKDPERIIKLLDKLITEDWQKTLTWGVEGEDYVVNEKGRFMKTQEQRDKFTDGTWKLANKADAFFSFAPKMEGSFSDGNSTDAAAQPEEYQAGLKEYDKKFLQAYGYNSYVDFFSDPPENPVYYPAWTIDLNEGSEAKVVNTKLNDLSTKFLPKAILAKPADFNSVWTDYTSQIGKVNVKAYEDRINEQIKWRIDNWSK, encoded by the coding sequence ATGGGGGGTAAGTCCAAAACGATGTTCCGGCTTGGCTTAATGCTGCTGTTGACCTTCAGCGTCGTCCTTTCGGGATGCGGGGGAAGCAAGGATACGAGTTCGAGTTCCGGCAGCGACAGCAATAAGAACACCACAGAGCAGGCAGCAACCGGGAATAACGATGATAAGGTGGAACCGTTTAATGTCAGTGTTTTTATCGGGGAAGCCGGTCAGCAGCCAACTCCGGACAACAAGATATACAAAAAGATCAAAGACGAGCTGGGAGCAACCTTTAATTTTGAATTTCTGGCAGGGGACATTAACCAGAAGCTGGGCGTTATGATTGCCGGCTCCGACTATCCTGATCTGATGACCGGTAACACCAAACTGACAGCAGCCGGGGCTTATATTCCTCTGGAGGACTTGATTGAAAAGTACGCACCGAACCTGAAGAAGCATTATGCAGATTACTGGAACATGATGAAGGACCCGAATGACGGACATATCTACATTTTGCCGAACTATGGGGTATACAACGGGAAGCTGAACAGCACATGGTATTCGGGACCAGCCTTCTGGATCCAGAAAGACGTGCTCGAGGATGCCGGATATCCGAAAGTAAAAACTCTCGACGAATACTTCGATTTAATCGCCAAATATAAAGAGAAAAATCCGAAGATTGACGGCAGTCCGACGATCGGATTTGAAATTCTGAACTATGACTGGAGAAACTGGGGCTTATTCAACGCTCCGCAGCATTTGATCGGCCACCCGAATGATGGCGGAGTTGTCGTCAAAGACGGTGTCGCAGAAATATTTGCTGATAAGGATTATGCCAAGCAGTACTATCAAAAACTGAACGAAGTAAATGATAAGGGCTTAATCGATAAAGAAACCTTCGTACAGAACTATGACCAGTACTTGGCTAAGCTGTCCAGCGGAGCGGTTCTCGGGATGTTTGACCAGCATTGGAACTTCCAAAACGCAGAGAACTCCCTGATTACCCAAAAGAAAGATAACAGAACATATGTAGGTTTGCCGCTGGTTTATGATGTAAACACGAAAGATTATTATCGTGATCGGGCACCACTCAACTTGAACAATGGTTTCGGAATCAGCGTAAACGCCAAGGATCCGGAGAGAATCATTAAACTGCTGGATAAGCTGATTACGGAAGATTGGCAAAAGACTTTGACCTGGGGTGTTGAGGGCGAAGACTACGTGGTGAACGAAAAAGGAAGATTTATGAAAACACAGGAACAGCGGGATAAATTTACGGACGGCACTTGGAAGCTGGCTAATAAAGCCGATGCGTTCTTCTCTTTTGCACCGAAAATGGAAGGCAGCTTCAGTGATGGGAATTCGACGGATGCCGCCGCCCAGCCTGAGGAATATCAAGCAGGTCTGAAAGAGTACGACAAGAAATTCCTGCAAGCTTACGGTTACAACAGCTATGTCGATTTCTTTAGCGACCCGCCTGAAAATCCTGTATATTACCCAGCCTGGACTATTGATTTGAACGAAGGCTCGGAAGCAAAAGTGGTTAATACGAAGCTTAATGATCTGTCCACTAAATTCCTGCCTAAGGCGATCCTGGCAAAACCTGCTGATTTTAATTCTGTATGGACCGACTATACATCGCAAATCGGCAAGGTGAATGTCAAAGCCTATGAAGACCGGATCAATGAACAAATCAAGTGGAGAATCGATAACTGGAGCAAATAA